CCGTCGAGCGCGGCGGCGAACCCGAGGACGTCGAGCAGCACCTCGATCCCCGGCCGCATCCGGGCCCCGAGGGCGGCCAGCGCCGCGTAGCCGACCCCGCCCGCCGCGCCCGCGCCCGGGGCGCCCGCGAGCGCGGGTCCGAGCAGCGAGGCCCAGTGGACGAGGGCCGCGTCGAGGAGGGCCACCCCGTCCGCGTCGGCGCCCTTCTGCGGGCCGTAGACGGCGGCGGCGCCCGTCGGCCCGGTCAGCGGGTTGGACACGTCGCAGGCGAGGACGATCTCGGTCGTGGAGAGCCGGGGGTCGAGTCCGCGCAGATCCACCGAGGCCAGCGCGGCGAGTCCGGCGCCGCCCGGTCCGACGGGGGCCCCCGACCCGTTCAGCAGCCGCGCTCCGAGCGCGGTGAGCACGCCCGCGCCCCCGTCGGTGGTGGCGCTGCCGCCGACACCGAAGACGATCTTCCGTGCCCCCGCGTCGAGCGCGCGGCGCAGCAGTTCGCCGGTGCCCCGGCTGGTGGCCGTCAGCGGGGCGAGGACCCCGGGCGGCAGCAGCCGCAGACCGGACGCCTCCGCCAGCTCGACGACGGCGGTGTCCCCGCGCAGCGCCCAGCGGGCCGTCACGGGCTCGCCCAGCGGTCCGGTGACCCTGGCCGTACGGCCGGTGAACCCCGCCGCCAGCGCCGCCGCGACCGTGCCGTCCCCGCCGTCGG
The nucleotide sequence above comes from Streptomyces clavuligerus. Encoded proteins:
- a CDS encoding glycerate kinase produces the protein MTDLGHGGRDGRDRSGTRVLVAPDKFKGSLTALQVAERVTAGLRRARPGLRVTALPVADGGDGTVAAALAAGFTGRTARVTGPLGEPVTARWALRGDTAVVELAEASGLRLLPPGVLAPLTATSRGTGELLRRALDAGARKIVFGVGGSATTDGGAGVLTALGARLLNGSGAPVGPGGAGLAALASVDLRGLDPRLSTTEIVLACDVSNPLTGPTGAAAVYGPQKGADADGVALLDAALVHWASLLGPALAGAPGAGAAGGVGYAALAALGARMRPGIEVLLDVLGFAAALDGVALVVTGEGSLDRQTLHGKAPAGVAAAARARGIEVAAVCGRLALTPGELERLGIRRAYPLLELEPDPAHSLAGAGALLERVAERIAADFAL